CTGGTCTCGCGCGGGCCGCGGTTTCGCGCCGACGCGGAAGTGGTGCGCGACATCGCGATTGGCACTTCAGGATTGTTGTCCAGCAAGTTCGGCGGGCCGAGCCTGTTCCCGCCGGTGCCGCAAAACGTGCTGGAATACAACTACTTCAAGCCGACTTACTGGCAGGTGGCCGAGGGGCCCGATCGTTACTGCCGCAGCCTGTACGTGTTTCGCAAGCGTTCGATGCCGGACCCGTTGTTGAGCAGTTTCGATGCGCCGAACGGTGACTTCACGTGTCCGCGCCGGGCGCGCTCGAACTCGCCGTTGGCGGCGCTGACATCGTTGAACGAGCCGGTGTTTGTCGAAGCAGCCCAGGCGATGGCTCTGCGCGTATTGCGCGAAGGGGGGAAGTCCGACCCCGAGCGAATCGATTACGCCTATCGCTTGTGTACCGGCCGACCGGTACAACCGGCCGAGCGCGACGAGGTGCTCAAGCTGCTCGCTTCGCGCCGTCGGCAACTGGCCGAAGGGTGGTTGTCGATGCGCGAGATTGCCACCGGCGACCCGGCCAAGCTGCCCAAGCTTCCCACCGGCGCCACGCCGCAAGACGCGGCCGCCTGGACCATCGTGGCCCGCGTGCTGTTGAATCTGGATGAAACCCTGAACAAGAACTAAGTCATGAATCTGCTCGCCGACATTCAACGTGAACAGGCTCGCCTGGCGTCGCGCCGCTGGTTCTTACAAGACTGCGGCCTGGGGCTAGCAGGGATTGCTCTATCGTCACTGCTGGGTCGCGACGCTTGGGCAGCCACGTCAACGAACCCCCTGGCGCCGCGTCGGCCGCACTTTGCCCCCAAGGCCAAGCGAGTGATCTATCTGTTCCAAGCCGGCGCGCCGAGCCACCTCGAGCTGTTCGACTACAAGCCCGAGTTGGCCAAACGGAGCGGGCAGTTGCCGCCGGCGGAGTTGCTGAAGAATTATCGCGCCGCGTTCATCAAGCCCAACTCGGCCCTGCTTGGTCCCAAGTACAAGTTCGTCAAGCATGGCCAATGCGGCATGGAGATCAGCGAACTGCTGCCTCACACGGCGGGAATCGTCGACGACATTTGCCTGATCCGGACCATGCAGACCGACGCGGTCAATCACGCTCCAGCGCAGATCATGATGAACACCGGTTCCCAGAACTTCGGCCGCCCTAGCTTTGGCGCATGGACGTTGTATGGGCTGGGAAGCGAGGGGGACGATCTGCCAGGCTACGTCGTGTTGACCAGCGCCAAGGGGACCAGCGGCGGGGCCAGCAACTACGGCTCGGGCTTTCTGCCCGCGACCTATGGCGGCGTGCCATTGCGTTCGAGCGGCGACCCGATTCTGTACCTGTCGAACCCGCACGGCATCGATGATGAGACACAGCGCGAGTCGCTGGAAACCCTCAGGCATTTGAACGAAATCGGCCTGGCCGCCTCGGGCGATCCCGATACGGCGGCGCGAATTCAAAGCTACGAAATGGCCTATCGACTGCAATCGAGCGCGCCGGAGTTGGCGAATCTGAGCAGCGAGTCCCCCGAAACGCTTGCCATGTACGGCATCAAGGATCCGAACGAGGCGAACTACGCCCGCAACTGCCTGCTGGCGCGGCGCTTGATCGAACGCGGCGTCCGCTTCGTGCAACTGTTCCACGAGGCATGGGACCAGCACGCCAATCTGACCAAGGCCATCAAGAAGAACTGCGACGATACCGACCAGGCCAGCGCGGCACTGGTCAAGGACTTGAAACAACGCGGGCTGCTGGATGATACGCTGGTTGTGTGGGGGGGTGAGTTTGGCCGCACGCCGATGGTCCAAGGTGGCAACGACGGCCGCGACCACCACAATCGTTCGTTCTCGTTCTGGCTGGCCGGCGGCGGCGCGAAGCGCGGCTACGTGCATGGCGAGACTGACGAGCTGGGTTTCAACGTGGCCACGCACCCGGTACACGTCAACGACCTGAACGCAACGCTGCTGCACTTGCTCGGTTTCGATCACAAGCGGCTGACGTTCCGCTCGCAAGGGCTCGACATGCGCCTGACCGGTGTCGCCGGCGAGCTGGTGAAGCCGATCCTGGCCTGAGCGAGCGCGATCCGGACGAGGTCAACAATCTGGCCGACGATCCCAGCTATGCGCAGTTGCGCCGCGAGATGAGCGAGCGATTGTTGGCCCGATTGCGCGAGACTGACGATCACTGGCTCGAACGCTACCAATTGCCCCTGCCGGGCGAGCAAGTGAACGTCACGCTGCTGCCTCCCAAGGGCTACGCCCCACCGCGGAAAAAGACCCGCGAGAACTAGCCGCGTCTCGCGTCCTTCTTCTGCGTGCCCAAATCAGCGCGGCCAGGAAGCAGTGCGGAGATCGAGGGACAGTTAGCTACTAAACCGACCAAGTCCCGTACGGTAACGACTGGCCGCACCTGGACAAGCTGCTCGTCGGGCGGGAACTGGCGGCCACAATCCGCGATGACTTTTTGGATCGTTTCATCCAAGTCTTCGTCGACCATTCCGTAGATGCGGCCAATGTCATCGTCGGCGCGGATCGGGAACGTGGCCGCGGCATCGGCGCACCACCTTTGAAGCTCTGCGTAAACTGCTAGTAGCACTTCCTGCGGGGGTTCGTGAGGGGCGAACGCCGCTCGGAACGTATCGAAGTTCTCACCAGACCTGGAAAGCGCTGTCCGCCGGGTGCGTACGCGAATCCAGATCGTGCCGACCACGATGAGTAACGCGCACGCTCCGAGGGCAAAGACGACACTGTCCACTTGTTTCAACCCTGCGCAAGTGTTCGAGCACCCTTACTCCTACCGCTCTTCGATCCGATACAAATGCGTATCGGTCCTGAGGTAGA
This region of Planctomycetota bacterium genomic DNA includes:
- a CDS encoding DUF1501 domain-containing protein, which codes for MNLLADIQREQARLASRRWFLQDCGLGLAGIALSSLLGRDAWAATSTNPLAPRRPHFAPKAKRVIYLFQAGAPSHLELFDYKPELAKRSGQLPPAELLKNYRAAFIKPNSALLGPKYKFVKHGQCGMEISELLPHTAGIVDDICLIRTMQTDAVNHAPAQIMMNTGSQNFGRPSFGAWTLYGLGSEGDDLPGYVVLTSAKGTSGGASNYGSGFLPATYGGVPLRSSGDPILYLSNPHGIDDETQRESLETLRHLNEIGLAASGDPDTAARIQSYEMAYRLQSSAPELANLSSESPETLAMYGIKDPNEANYARNCLLARRLIERGVRFVQLFHEAWDQHANLTKAIKKNCDDTDQASAALVKDLKQRGLLDDTLVVWGGEFGRTPMVQGGNDGRDHHNRSFSFWLAGGGAKRGYVHGETDELGFNVATHPVHVNDLNATLLHLLGFDHKRLTFRSQGLDMRLTGVAGELVKPILA